A window from Megalobrama amblycephala isolate DHTTF-2021 linkage group LG9, ASM1881202v1, whole genome shotgun sequence encodes these proteins:
- the ccn4a gene encoding cellular communication network factor 4a isoform X1, with protein MTWLLVWVLLVACVPQIHRAFAQDSSKMLSIPEPMTPEPYNRTQYCQWPCKCPKTPPTCPPGVSLITDGCDCCRACAKQVGEVCNEKENCDHHRGLYCDYSADKPRYEKGVCAYLPGTGCEHNGVIYRNGQSFQPNCKYQCLCVNGAIGCVSLCNESQPPRVWCQNPRRVKIPGRCCELWICDESRRGRKTAPRHTMAALSSVKDSWNKNCVTQTTSWSPCSKTCGRGVSLRVTNNNKQCQMVKESRLCNIRPCKVDITKHIKPGKKCLNIYRAERPHNFTISGCTSTKTYWPKFCGVCTDERCCIPFKSKTVEVDFQCPNGSGFTWQVMWINACFCNLSCKNPNDIFTDLEQYHERSEIEK; from the exons ATGACTTGGCTTCTGGTGTGGGTTCTTCTAGTTGCTTGTGTACCACAG ATTCACAGGGCATTTGCCCAGGATTCTTCTAAGATGCTGTCCATACCAGAGCCCATGACCCCGGAGCCCTATAACCGCACCCAGTACTGCCAGTGGCCCTGCAAATGCCCTAAAACTCCCCCCACCTGTCCGCCAGGTGTTAGCCTGATCACGGACGGCTGCGATTGCTGCAGAGCATGTGCCAAACAGGTGGGGGAGGTTTGCAACGAGAAGGAAAACTGTGACCATCATCGTGGCCTTTACTGTGACTACAGCGCAGACAAGCCTAGGTACGAAAAAGGAGTATGTGCGT ATCTGCCAGGCACTGGCTGTGAGCACAATGGTGTGATCTATCGCAACGGCCAGAGCTTTCAGCCCAATTGCAAATACCAGTGTCTGTGTGTTAATGGGGCGATCGGATGTGTCTCGCTGTGTAATGAGTCTCAGCCCCCCAGGGTCTGGTGCCAGAACCCACGGCGAGTTAAAATCCCCGGCCGCTGCTGTGAGCTGTGGATCTGTGACGAGTCCAGGAGGGGGCGCAAGACAGCGCCTCGACACACAATGGCCG CCCTATCTAGTGTAAAGGACAGCTGGAACAAGAACTGTGTGACCCAGACAACCTCGTGGAGTCCCTGTTCAAAGACCTGCGGCCGCGGAGTGTCTTTACGCGTAACTAACAACAACAAACAGTGTCAGATGGTCAAAGAGAGCAGACTCTGCAACATCCGGCCTTGCAAAGTGGACATCACAAAGCACATCAAG CCTGGAAAGAAGTGCTTGAACATCTACAGGGCGGAGAGGCCACACAATTTCACCATCTCCGGCTGCACTAGTACAAAAACATATTGGCCCAAATTCTGTGGAGTGTGTACAGATGAGCGCTGCTGCATCCCCTTCAAATCTAAGACTGTTGAGGTCGATTTTCAGTGCCCGAATGGATCCGGCTTCACCTGGCAGGTCATGTGGATTAACGCCTGCTTCTGCAACCTGAGCTGTAAGAACCCCAATGACATATTTACAGATCTAGAGCAGTACCACGAGAGGAGTGAGATTGAAAAATGA
- the ccn4a gene encoding cellular communication network factor 4a isoform X2, whose product MTWLLVWVLLVACVPQIHRAFAQDSSKMLSIPEPMTPEPYNRTQYCQWPCKCPKTPPTCPPGVSLITDGCDCCRACAKQVGEVCNEKENCDHHRGLYCDYSADKPRYEKGVCAYLPGTGCEHNGVIYRNGQSFQPNCKYQCLCVNGAIGCVSLCNESQPPRVWCQNPRRVKIPGRCCELWICDESRRGRKTAPRHTMAALSSVKDSWNKNCVTQTTSWSPCSKTCGRGVSLRVTNNNKQCQMVKESRLCNIRPCKVDITKHIKDIFDYFPQAWKEVLEHLQGGEATQFHHLRLH is encoded by the exons ATGACTTGGCTTCTGGTGTGGGTTCTTCTAGTTGCTTGTGTACCACAG ATTCACAGGGCATTTGCCCAGGATTCTTCTAAGATGCTGTCCATACCAGAGCCCATGACCCCGGAGCCCTATAACCGCACCCAGTACTGCCAGTGGCCCTGCAAATGCCCTAAAACTCCCCCCACCTGTCCGCCAGGTGTTAGCCTGATCACGGACGGCTGCGATTGCTGCAGAGCATGTGCCAAACAGGTGGGGGAGGTTTGCAACGAGAAGGAAAACTGTGACCATCATCGTGGCCTTTACTGTGACTACAGCGCAGACAAGCCTAGGTACGAAAAAGGAGTATGTGCGT ATCTGCCAGGCACTGGCTGTGAGCACAATGGTGTGATCTATCGCAACGGCCAGAGCTTTCAGCCCAATTGCAAATACCAGTGTCTGTGTGTTAATGGGGCGATCGGATGTGTCTCGCTGTGTAATGAGTCTCAGCCCCCCAGGGTCTGGTGCCAGAACCCACGGCGAGTTAAAATCCCCGGCCGCTGCTGTGAGCTGTGGATCTGTGACGAGTCCAGGAGGGGGCGCAAGACAGCGCCTCGACACACAATGGCCG CCCTATCTAGTGTAAAGGACAGCTGGAACAAGAACTGTGTGACCCAGACAACCTCGTGGAGTCCCTGTTCAAAGACCTGCGGCCGCGGAGTGTCTTTACGCGTAACTAACAACAACAAACAGTGTCAGATGGTCAAAGAGAGCAGACTCTGCAACATCCGGCCTTGCAAAGTGGACATCACAAAGCACATCAAG GATATTTTTGACTATTTTCCACAAGCCTGGAAAGAAGTGCTTGAACATCTACAGGGCGGAGAGGCCACACAATTTCACCATCTCCGGCTGCACTAG